The Coffea arabica cultivar ET-39 chromosome 8e, Coffea Arabica ET-39 HiFi, whole genome shotgun sequence genome window below encodes:
- the LOC113704810 gene encoding 1-aminocyclopropane-1-carboxylate oxidase homolog 1-like, whose protein sequence is MEPQLKHDRAREIKEFRETKAGVKGLVDSGMVRIPRMFVHDEKVLAEYPTNNNLLVPLIHLKDLQYGDHQRKEIVDQIRGALETWGFFQLINHGIPISKLDKLLECQKQFHEQPTEVKSELYSHDPKQSVKFFTTSSLDGNQPTDWRDTFSFRFPEDILDPHGLPTICREAVVSYMECLLKLEDTLSGLFSEALGLNRDYLSRNGWLKGGRFACHYYPTCPEPHLTLGARQHSDPSFLTILLQEDVGGLQLLHQNQWVDVPPTKGALVVNAGDFMQLISNDKFKSVKHRVLAKSDVPRLSAGCFFNRSSKPIGPLKELLSDTNPPIYREIHLSEYYTDYTSKWTHGTRLIDRFRI, encoded by the exons ATGGAGCCCCAGTTGAAACATGATCGCGCCAGGGAAATCAAAGAATTTCGTGAAACAAAAGCAGGGGTCAAAGGCCTAGTGGATTCCGGGATGGTAAGAATCCCAAGAATGTTCGTCCATGACGAAAAAGTACTAGCTGAATATCCCACCAATAACAATCTCCTGGTCCCTCTGATTCATCTGAAAGATCTTCAATATGGTGATCATCAGCGGAAAGAAATTGTTGATCAGATTCGTGGAGCATTGGAGACATGGGGATTTTTCCAATTGATCAATCATGGAATACCCATTAGTAAACTGGACAAGTTACTAGAATGTCAGAAACAGTTCCATGAACAGCCCACAGAGGTGAAGAGCGAACTTTATTCTCATGATCCAAAGCAAAGTGTGAAATTCTTCACCACTTCGTCTCTAGACGGCAATCAGCCAACCGACTGGCGTGATACGTTTTCATTCAGGTTTCCAGAAGATATATTGGACCCTCATGGTTTACCAACAATTTGCAG GGAAGCTGTTGTTAGCTATATGGAATGTTTATTGAAGCTAGAGGACACTCTCTCCGGTCTATTTTCTGAGGCTCTTGGTCTAAACAGAGACTATCTTTCAAGAAATGGGTGGTTGAAAGGTGGACGGTTTGCTTGTCACTATTACCCAACTTGCCCGGAGCCACACCTAACCCTGGGCGCCAGGCAGCATTCAGACCCGTCATTTCTCACAATACTCCTGCAGGAGGACGTTGGTGGCCTCCAACTTCTTCATCAGAACCAGTGGGTGGACGTGCCTCCGACCAAAGGAgctttggttgtaaatgctgGAGACTTCATGCAG CTGATTAGCAATGACAAATTCAAGAGCGTGAAGCACAGAGTACTAGCTAAATCAGATGTCCCGCGACTATCAGCTGGCTGTTTCTTTAATCGGAGTTCGAAACCCATTGGACCGTTGAAGGAACTTCTATCCGACACAAATCCCCCAATATATCGGGAAATTCATCTTTCTGAGTATTATACAGATTACACCTCAAAATGGACGCATGGTACGAGGCTTATAGATCGTTTTAGGATATGA